A stretch of the Haloplanus aerogenes genome encodes the following:
- a CDS encoding ATP synthase subunit A yields the protein MSQADTTVREDGIINSVSGPVVTAVDLDARMNDVVYVGDEGLMGEVIEIEGDITTIQVYEETSGVGPGEPVENTGDPLTVDLGPGLLDTIYDGVQRPLDVLEEKMNSPYLDRGVDAPGIDLEKEWEFTPEVEEGDEVGRGDIIGTVPETVTIEHKVLVPPGALDEGETAEIVAVESGEFNVNETVAELDNGEEIRMRQEWPVREARPAGDKQTPTEPLLTGQRVQDGLFPIAKGGTAAIPGPFGSGKTVTQQQLAKWSDADIVVYIGCGERGNEMTEVIEDFPELPDPQTGNPLMARTTLIANTSNMPVAARESCVYTGITIAEYYRDMGYDVALMADSTSRWAEAMREISSRLEEMPGEEGYPAYLAARLSQFYERAGYFQNINGTEGSISVVGAVSPPGGDFSEPVTQNTLRIVKCFWALDADLAERRHFPSINWNESYSLYREQLDPWFVENVAEDWPEVRQWAVDVLDEEGELQEIVQLVGKDALPEDQQLTLEVARYIREAWLQQNAFHDVDTYCEPDKTYLILTTIKTFNDEAFDALEAGVPVEEITDIEALPRINRIGVQEEYEAYMDELKDDITEQVRELY from the coding sequence ATGAGTCAGGCAGACACGACCGTCCGAGAGGACGGCATCATCAACAGCGTGAGTGGTCCGGTCGTGACCGCCGTCGATCTCGACGCCCGAATGAACGACGTCGTCTACGTGGGCGACGAAGGGCTGATGGGCGAAGTCATCGAGATCGAGGGCGATATCACGACCATTCAGGTGTACGAAGAGACCTCGGGCGTCGGTCCGGGCGAACCCGTCGAGAACACGGGCGACCCGCTGACCGTCGACCTCGGGCCGGGACTGCTGGACACCATCTACGACGGCGTCCAGCGCCCGCTCGACGTGCTCGAGGAGAAGATGAACAGCCCGTACCTCGACCGCGGGGTCGACGCCCCCGGCATCGACCTGGAGAAGGAGTGGGAGTTCACTCCCGAGGTCGAAGAGGGCGACGAGGTCGGCCGCGGCGACATCATCGGCACCGTCCCCGAGACGGTGACCATCGAGCACAAGGTGCTCGTCCCGCCGGGCGCCCTCGACGAGGGCGAGACGGCCGAAATCGTCGCCGTCGAGTCCGGCGAGTTCAACGTCAACGAGACGGTGGCCGAACTCGACAACGGCGAGGAGATCCGGATGCGCCAGGAGTGGCCGGTGCGCGAGGCGCGCCCCGCCGGCGACAAGCAGACGCCGACGGAGCCGCTCCTGACCGGGCAGCGGGTGCAGGACGGCCTGTTCCCCATCGCCAAGGGCGGGACGGCCGCGATTCCGGGGCCGTTCGGCTCCGGGAAGACCGTCACCCAGCAGCAGCTGGCCAAGTGGTCCGACGCGGACATCGTCGTCTACATCGGCTGTGGCGAGCGCGGGAACGAGATGACCGAGGTCATCGAGGACTTCCCCGAACTGCCCGACCCGCAGACGGGGAACCCGCTGATGGCCCGGACGACGCTCATTGCCAACACGTCGAACATGCCCGTCGCGGCGCGCGAATCCTGCGTGTACACGGGGATCACCATCGCGGAGTACTACCGCGACATGGGGTACGACGTGGCGCTGATGGCCGACTCCACCTCGCGGTGGGCGGAGGCCATGCGCGAGATCAGTTCGCGGCTGGAGGAGATGCCCGGCGAGGAGGGCTACCCCGCCTACCTCGCGGCGCGGCTCTCCCAGTTCTACGAGCGCGCGGGCTATTTCCAGAACATCAACGGCACCGAGGGCTCGATTTCGGTCGTCGGGGCAGTGAGCCCCCCTGGTGGCGACTTCTCCGAGCCGGTCACCCAGAACACGCTCCGCATCGTGAAGTGCTTCTGGGCGCTCGACGCCGACCTGGCCGAGCGCCGGCACTTCCCCTCGATCAACTGGAACGAGTCCTACTCCCTCTACCGGGAACAGCTCGATCCGTGGTTCGTGGAGAACGTCGCGGAGGACTGGCCGGAAGTCCGCCAGTGGGCGGTCGACGTACTCGACGAGGAGGGCGAACTCCAGGAAATCGTTCAGCTCGTCGGCAAGGACGCCCTGCCGGAGGACCAGCAGCTCACGCTCGAAGTCGCGCGGTACATCCGCGAGGCGTGGCTCCAGCAGAACGCGTTCCACGACGTCGACACCTACTGCGAACCCGACAAGACGTACCTCATCCTCACGACGATCAAGACGTTCAACGACGAGGCGTTCGACGCCCTCGAGGCGGGCGTCCCCGTCGAGGAGATCACGGACATCGAGGCGTTGCCGCGCATCAACCGTATCGGCGTGCAGGAGGAGTACGAGGCGTACATGGACGAACTGAAAGACGACATCACGGAACAGGTCCGGGAGCTGTACTGA
- a CDS encoding V-type ATP synthase subunit F, whose protein sequence is MSQEIAVIGSPDFTTGFRLAGVRKFENVPNEQKDEELDDAVMRTLDDDDVGIVVMHDDDMAHLSRNAREAVEGSIEPVLVTLGGGAGSGGLREQIKRAIGIDLMEED, encoded by the coding sequence ATGAGCCAGGAAATCGCCGTCATCGGGAGCCCCGACTTCACGACGGGCTTCCGACTCGCGGGCGTACGGAAGTTCGAGAACGTACCGAACGAACAGAAAGACGAGGAGCTCGACGACGCCGTCATGCGGACGCTCGACGACGACGACGTCGGCATCGTCGTGATGCACGACGATGACATGGCGCATCTCTCCCGGAACGCTCGGGAAGCCGTCGAGGGGAGCATCGAGCCGGTGCTCGTCACCCTCGGTGGCGGCGCCGGCAGCGGCGGCCTGCGCGAGCAGATCAAGCGAGCCATCGGTATCGACCTGATGGAGGAAGACTAA
- a CDS encoding V-type ATP synthase subunit C, whose protein sequence is MSASPGSSNPEYVTARVRSRRAALFSDDDYRKLVRMGPSEIARFMEESEYEREINALGARHSGVDLIEYALNRNLAKHFNDLLAWADGRLYDLIARYLRKFDAWNVKTVLRGIYSGADRDGVETDLIRAGELDDRLLDRLLDAGSIEEAIDLLDRTMFGDPLRDAFDDYEEGGVLVPLENAVDRAFYEQLLSELQVGEATETYREFLQAEIDFRNARNALRLARSGADVDPSEYFIEGGRLFSASELNALASNVDELVATIRESTYGDKLSDALDEFEEADSLISFERALDAALLEYSEQLGFVHPLSVAPVISYILAKEREVDNIRAIARGREAGLSDEEIEEELVIL, encoded by the coding sequence ATGAGCGCGAGCCCCGGCAGTTCGAACCCGGAGTACGTCACCGCCCGCGTGCGGTCACGCCGCGCGGCGCTCTTTAGCGACGACGATTATCGGAAGCTCGTCCGCATGGGGCCGTCGGAGATCGCCCGCTTCATGGAGGAGTCGGAGTACGAGCGCGAGATCAACGCGCTCGGGGCGCGCCACTCGGGGGTCGACCTCATCGAGTACGCGCTCAACCGGAATCTGGCGAAACACTTCAACGACCTGTTGGCGTGGGCGGACGGCCGCCTGTACGATCTGATCGCTCGATACCTCCGGAAGTTCGACGCGTGGAACGTCAAGACGGTCCTGCGCGGAATCTACTCCGGCGCGGACCGCGACGGCGTGGAGACGGACCTCATCCGCGCAGGCGAACTGGACGACCGCCTGCTCGACCGCCTGCTCGACGCGGGGTCCATCGAGGAAGCCATCGACCTGCTCGACCGGACGATGTTCGGAGACCCGCTCCGCGACGCGTTCGACGACTACGAGGAAGGCGGCGTGCTCGTGCCGCTCGAGAACGCGGTCGACCGCGCCTTCTACGAGCAGTTGCTGTCGGAGCTGCAGGTCGGGGAAGCGACCGAGACGTACCGCGAATTTCTGCAGGCCGAAATCGACTTCCGGAACGCGCGGAACGCACTTCGGCTGGCCCGGAGCGGCGCCGACGTCGACCCCTCGGAGTACTTCATCGAGGGCGGTCGGCTCTTCTCCGCGAGCGAGCTGAACGCGCTGGCGTCGAACGTCGACGAACTCGTCGCGACGATCCGTGAGAGCACGTACGGTGACAAGCTCTCCGACGCGCTCGACGAGTTCGAGGAGGCGGACAGCCTCATCTCGTTCGAGCGGGCGCTCGACGCGGCACTGCTCGAATACTCGGAGCAGCTCGGCTTCGTCCACCCGCTGTCGGTGGCGCCGGTCATCTCCTACATCCTCGCCAAGGAGCGCGAGGTGGACAACATCCGCGCCATCGCCCGGGGCCGTGAAGCCGGCCTATCCGACGAGGAAATCGAGGAGGAACTGGTGATCCTATGA
- a CDS encoding V-type ATP synthase subunit E has product MSLETVAEDIRDEARARAEEIREEGEERAEEIIADAEADAEEIHEEREAEVEREIEQRREQTISSAKLEAKQARLEARRDALEEVREAAEAAIADIDGERRRSLTAALLDEAAEEFDDNESVSVYGRADDQELLEDLLEEYEGFSVAGEHDCLGGVVVESEESRVRVNNTFDSILETVWEDNLKELSNRLFER; this is encoded by the coding sequence ATGAGTTTAGAAACAGTCGCCGAGGACATTCGAGACGAGGCCCGCGCGCGTGCGGAGGAAATCCGCGAAGAGGGCGAGGAGCGCGCCGAGGAGATCATCGCCGACGCCGAGGCCGACGCGGAGGAGATCCACGAAGAGCGTGAGGCCGAGGTCGAACGCGAGATCGAACAGCGGCGCGAACAGACCATCTCCAGCGCGAAGCTCGAAGCCAAGCAGGCTCGGCTGGAGGCCCGTCGCGACGCCCTAGAAGAGGTCCGCGAAGCGGCCGAAGCGGCCATCGCGGACATCGACGGCGAACGCCGTCGATCGCTGACCGCCGCGCTCCTCGACGAAGCCGCCGAGGAGTTCGACGATAACGAGTCGGTCTCCGTCTACGGCCGGGCGGACGATCAGGAACTGCTCGAAGACCTGCTCGAGGAGTACGAGGGCTTCAGCGTCGCCGGGGAACACGACTGCCTCGGCGGCGTCGTCGTCGAGAGCGAGGAATCGCGCGTTCGCGTGAACAACACCTTCGACTCGATCCTCGAGACGGTCTGGGAGGACAACTTGAAGGAACTGAGTAACCGACTGTTCGAGCGATGA
- a CDS encoding ATP synthase subunit K has translation MYELATQLASVVLQAEGAAAPAIPPTAAAALAVGLAAFGAGYAERGIGAAAVGAVAEDQDLFVQGLIFTVLPETLVILALVVVFLV, from the coding sequence ATGTACGAACTCGCAACGCAGCTGGCATCCGTCGTACTGCAGGCAGAAGGGGCAGCGGCACCGGCCATTCCGCCCACAGCCGCCGCGGCACTGGCCGTCGGGCTCGCGGCGTTCGGCGCGGGATACGCCGAGCGTGGCATCGGTGCGGCCGCCGTCGGCGCCGTCGCCGAGGACCAGGATCTCTTCGTGCAGGGACTGATTTTCACCGTCCTGCCGGAGACTCTCGTGATCCTCGCGCTGGTCGTCGTGTTCCTGGTCTGA
- a CDS encoding V-type ATP synthase subunit I gives MLRPERMSKVSVTGSKGVMDDVVEAVHDCNLLHVTEYDGSWEGFEPGNPIDGAEEASEKLVTVRSIESILDVDGEDAGPTRIVTDDALEEELEGIRERVNELEDRRDEIRTELGSIEEKISSAEPFATLGIDLDLLSGYDTLDVVVGEGKREAVERAVVDADGLGAVEIFAEESVVAIFARPADAADEDVLTDALVGVDFTALEVPDAEGSPEEYVADLEHRQQQLESKLRTVEDELDEVKLDAAGFLLAAEEKLSIDVQKREAPLSFATTDNAFVAEGWIPTEEYTGFAAAITDAVGDHVEVEEIERAAFKSDGSEVHEDVTAGSGEGAAAADGGEEIRADGGGSVVMRDDSPPVIANNPGVVKPFEVLTEAVSRPKYDEFDPTVVLFLTFPAFFGFMIGDLGYGALYTLIGYFLYSKFDSDAFKSMGGVTIFAGLFTMLFGILYGEIFGLHLISTYFWEGALGMAHPPMEKGLSPAGKSYALTWLVVSILMGIAHLNVGYVFDFVENLEHHDVKHALYESGSWILMLNGLWVWIFSLSAVSYKPGFLFTIFDGSGAAPEGAEAIHATYALGFNGFPELVGLAGLAAFVIGLVLLAVGEPIEIIEFLNVLVNALSYTRIAAVLLAKAGMAFTVNLLFFGVYVTGEGSEAAFHFGLGHMPHVGDMAHGHEVTEIMFGGLVHSGPAMLIVGLLVLVLGHALVLALGVTSAGLQAVRLEYVEFFGKFYQGGGREYEPFGYERTYTTED, from the coding sequence ATGCTCAGACCTGAGCGAATGAGCAAGGTCTCGGTGACGGGATCAAAGGGGGTCATGGACGACGTCGTCGAGGCAGTCCACGACTGCAACCTGCTCCACGTCACCGAGTACGACGGGTCCTGGGAAGGGTTCGAACCGGGCAACCCGATCGACGGCGCCGAGGAAGCCTCCGAGAAACTGGTGACGGTCCGCTCCATCGAGAGCATCCTCGACGTCGACGGCGAGGACGCCGGCCCGACGCGCATCGTCACCGACGACGCCCTCGAGGAGGAACTCGAGGGGATCCGCGAGCGCGTCAACGAACTCGAGGACCGCCGGGACGAGATCCGGACGGAACTCGGGAGCATCGAGGAGAAGATTTCGAGCGCCGAGCCGTTCGCGACGCTCGGCATCGACCTCGACCTGCTCTCGGGATACGACACGCTGGATGTCGTCGTCGGTGAAGGGAAACGCGAGGCCGTCGAGCGCGCCGTCGTCGACGCCGACGGACTCGGCGCCGTCGAGATCTTCGCCGAGGAGAGCGTCGTCGCCATCTTCGCACGTCCGGCCGACGCCGCCGACGAGGACGTGCTGACGGACGCGCTTGTCGGCGTTGACTTCACGGCGCTGGAGGTCCCGGACGCCGAGGGCTCGCCCGAGGAGTACGTCGCGGATCTCGAACACCGGCAACAGCAACTCGAATCCAAGCTTCGCACCGTCGAGGACGAACTCGACGAGGTGAAACTCGACGCCGCGGGCTTCCTGCTCGCCGCCGAGGAGAAACTCTCCATCGACGTACAGAAACGCGAGGCGCCGCTCTCCTTTGCGACCACCGACAACGCGTTCGTCGCGGAAGGGTGGATTCCGACCGAGGAGTACACCGGCTTCGCGGCGGCCATCACGGACGCCGTCGGTGATCACGTCGAGGTCGAAGAGATCGAACGCGCGGCGTTCAAATCCGACGGGTCCGAGGTCCACGAGGACGTCACCGCCGGGAGCGGCGAGGGCGCCGCGGCCGCCGACGGCGGGGAGGAGATCCGCGCCGACGGCGGCGGTTCGGTCGTGATGCGCGACGACTCGCCACCGGTCATCGCGAACAACCCCGGCGTCGTCAAACCGTTCGAAGTCCTCACCGAAGCCGTCAGCCGGCCGAAATACGACGAGTTCGACCCGACGGTCGTTCTCTTCCTGACCTTCCCGGCCTTCTTCGGCTTCATGATCGGGGACCTCGGCTACGGCGCGCTCTACACCCTGATCGGCTACTTCCTCTACTCCAAATTCGACAGTGATGCGTTCAAGAGCATGGGTGGCGTGACGATCTTCGCTGGCCTCTTCACGATGCTCTTTGGCATCCTCTACGGCGAGATTTTCGGCCTGCACCTGATCTCGACGTACTTCTGGGAGGGTGCGCTCGGCATGGCCCACCCGCCCATGGAGAAGGGGCTCTCCCCCGCAGGGAAGTCCTACGCCCTGACGTGGCTCGTCGTGAGCATCTTGATGGGTATTGCCCACCTCAACGTGGGCTACGTCTTCGACTTCGTCGAGAACCTCGAACACCACGACGTCAAGCACGCCCTCTACGAGAGCGGGTCGTGGATCCTCATGCTCAACGGGCTGTGGGTGTGGATCTTCTCGCTGAGCGCCGTGAGCTACAAGCCCGGTTTCCTGTTCACTATCTTCGATGGCTCGGGCGCGGCGCCCGAGGGCGCCGAGGCGATCCACGCCACCTACGCCCTCGGCTTCAACGGCTTCCCCGAACTGGTCGGGTTGGCCGGCCTCGCCGCGTTCGTGATCGGTCTCGTCCTCCTCGCGGTCGGCGAGCCAATCGAGATCATTGAGTTCCTGAACGTGCTGGTGAACGCGCTGTCGTACACCCGGATCGCCGCCGTGCTGCTGGCGAAGGCGGGGATGGCCTTCACGGTCAACCTGCTCTTCTTCGGCGTGTACGTCACCGGCGAAGGGTCGGAGGCGGCGTTCCACTTCGGCCTCGGCCACATGCCCCACGTGGGCGACATGGCTCATGGCCACGAAGTGACCGAGATCATGTTCGGCGGACTGGTCCACTCCGGTCCGGCGATGCTGATCGTCGGCCTCCTCGTCCTCGTTCTCGGCCACGCACTCGTCCTCGCACTCGGCGTGACGAGCGCCGGCCTGCAGGCGGTGCGTCTCGAGTACGTGGAGTTCTTCGGGAAGTTCTACCAGGGTGGCGGTCGGGAGTACGAACCGTTCGGGTACGAGCGGACGTACACTACCGAGGACTGA
- the ahaH gene encoding ATP synthase archaeal subunit H, whose product MPRPEVLERIKAAEEEAEEIVAEAETDREERISEARARADEIRAEAEEEADEMAERRLDEAESEIEAEATEIREEGTAAREELIAQAEERMDEAVEYAITQFEEAVHAQT is encoded by the coding sequence ATGCCGAGACCAGAGGTTCTCGAACGGATCAAGGCGGCCGAGGAGGAGGCCGAAGAGATCGTCGCGGAGGCCGAGACCGACCGAGAGGAGCGCATCTCGGAAGCGCGAGCGCGTGCCGACGAGATTCGCGCCGAGGCCGAGGAAGAGGCCGACGAGATGGCCGAGCGTCGTCTCGACGAGGCCGAATCGGAGATCGAAGCCGAAGCGACGGAGATCCGGGAGGAGGGGACGGCGGCCCGGGAAGAACTCATCGCCCAGGCGGAAGAGCGCATGGACGAGGCGGTCGAGTACGCCATCACACAGTTCGAGGAGGCGGTGCATGCTCAGACCTGA
- a CDS encoding DUF7860 family protein yields MTGRYGDLDYPTLAKRGTLLGFGLFALGALGELASHALGMQLPAWEATLLFDAEVLGVALFLLSPLVFGVLLPLTE; encoded by the coding sequence ATGACGGGACGATACGGCGATCTCGACTATCCGACGCTGGCGAAACGTGGGACGTTGCTCGGCTTCGGGCTGTTCGCACTCGGCGCACTCGGAGAACTCGCGAGTCACGCACTGGGGATGCAACTGCCGGCGTGGGAGGCGACGCTCCTGTTCGACGCCGAGGTACTCGGCGTGGCGCTGTTCCTGCTGTCGCCGCTCGTGTTCGGCGTCCTGCTTCCGCTGACGGAGTGA
- a CDS encoding radical SAM protein, whose product MISKGCEQCAKGGKMVLFVYGYCDQRDCFYCPLGENRKNVDTVYANERQVESDEDVLTEAHRMNALGTSITGGEPQESLDRTCHYLSLLKDEFGEDHHTHLYTGITGGRENMRRLSEAGLDEIRFHPPLDLWGDLHGTEWEDILYIAREEGLTPAFEIPGIRAEPEFLEFLDEGAADFCNINEFEMSDGNYRRMQEEGYDLREGHMSAVESPKEEILDVMGDHDRVYFCTSVFKDAAQHRRRLKRMARQIRREFDEVTDDGTLVYGKTWVTEERLRDLGVPEEFYTVKSDHVELAWWLLEEMVDEGDVGEGEIVEQYPTVDGTVVERTPLA is encoded by the coding sequence ATGATCTCGAAGGGCTGTGAACAGTGCGCCAAGGGCGGGAAGATGGTGCTGTTCGTCTACGGCTACTGCGACCAGCGCGACTGCTTCTACTGTCCGCTCGGGGAGAACCGCAAGAACGTCGACACCGTCTACGCCAACGAGCGGCAAGTCGAGAGCGACGAGGACGTGTTGACCGAAGCCCACCGGATGAACGCCCTCGGCACCTCCATCACCGGCGGCGAACCCCAGGAATCCCTCGATCGGACCTGTCACTACCTCTCCCTCCTGAAAGACGAGTTCGGCGAGGACCACCACACCCACCTCTACACCGGCATCACCGGCGGGCGCGAGAACATGCGCCGCCTCTCCGAGGCGGGTCTCGACGAGATCCGCTTCCACCCGCCGCTCGACCTGTGGGGCGACCTCCACGGCACCGAGTGGGAGGACATCCTCTACATCGCCCGCGAGGAGGGACTGACCCCAGCGTTCGAGATTCCGGGCATCCGCGCCGAACCCGAATTTCTGGAGTTTCTGGACGAGGGCGCCGCCGACTTCTGTAACATCAACGAGTTCGAGATGTCCGACGGCAACTACCGCCGGATGCAGGAGGAGGGCTACGACCTCCGCGAGGGCCACATGAGCGCGGTCGAGTCCCCCAAAGAGGAGATTCTCGACGTGATGGGCGACCACGACCGGGTGTACTTCTGCACCTCGGTGTTCAAGGACGCCGCCCAGCATCGCCGTCGACTGAAGCGGATGGCCCGCCAGATCCGCCGGGAGTTCGACGAGGTGACCGACGACGGCACCCTCGTCTACGGCAAGACGTGGGTGACCGAGGAGCGCCTGCGGGACCTCGGCGTGCCCGAGGAGTTCTACACCGTCAAGTCCGACCACGTCGAACTCGCGTGGTGGCTGCTAGAGGAGATGGTCGACGAGGGCGACGTGGGCGAGGGGGAGATCGTGGAGCAGTATCCGACCGTCGATGGGACGGTCGTGGAGCGCACGCCGTTAGCGTAG
- a CDS encoding cysteine hydrolase family protein produces the protein MPYDPDSTAVVVVDMQNGFCHPDGSLYTPASEAAIDDVAALVDRAHETGARVVYTRDVHPPEQFDGANYYDEFERWGEHVLEGSWEAQLVDELDVRPGDHVVEKHTYDAFHETELDGWLSARGIDDLLICGTLANVCVLHTAGSAGLRDYRPVLVTDTLGYIEEADREYAVDHADWLFGETTTRDAVDFLPTC, from the coding sequence ATGCCGTACGATCCCGACTCCACGGCGGTCGTCGTCGTCGATATGCAGAACGGCTTCTGTCACCCCGACGGCAGTCTCTACACCCCTGCGAGCGAGGCCGCCATCGACGACGTGGCGGCGCTGGTCGACCGGGCCCACGAAACCGGCGCCCGCGTCGTCTACACGCGCGACGTTCATCCACCCGAACAGTTCGACGGGGCCAACTACTACGACGAGTTCGAACGCTGGGGCGAACACGTCCTCGAAGGCTCGTGGGAGGCGCAACTCGTCGACGAACTCGACGTGCGCCCCGGCGACCACGTCGTCGAGAAACACACCTACGACGCCTTCCACGAGACGGAACTCGACGGCTGGCTCTCCGCCCGCGGCATCGACGACCTGCTCATCTGCGGGACGCTCGCCAACGTCTGTGTCCTCCACACCGCCGGCAGTGCGGGCCTCCGGGACTACCGCCCCGTCCTCGTCACCGACACCCTCGGCTACATCGAGGAGGCCGACCGCGAGTACGCCGTCGACCACGCCGACTGGCTGTTCGGCGAGACGACGACCCGCGACGCCGTCGACTTCCTGCCGACCTGCTAA
- a CDS encoding CopG family ribbon-helix-helix protein, with amino-acid sequence MTVVSVSMPEELVERIDAFAKEHGYTGRSEVVREASRNLLGEFEDKRLEDRDLMAVVTVIFDYETTSVEERMMGLRHDYEGLVVANFHSHVGSHYCMELFVLEGQLETISTFVGKIRATQDTLSVDYSVMPVDEFGPFASPE; translated from the coding sequence ATGACGGTCGTCAGCGTCTCGATGCCCGAAGAGTTAGTGGAGCGGATCGACGCGTTCGCGAAGGAACACGGTTACACCGGCCGGAGCGAAGTCGTCCGCGAGGCGTCACGGAACCTGCTCGGCGAGTTCGAGGACAAGCGACTGGAGGACCGCGACCTCATGGCGGTCGTGACAGTCATCTTCGATTACGAGACGACGAGCGTCGAGGAGCGGATGATGGGCCTCCGTCACGACTACGAGGGCCTCGTCGTCGCCAACTTCCACAGCCACGTCGGCTCCCACTACTGCATGGAACTGTTCGTCCTCGAAGGGCAGTTGGAGACAATCTCGACGTTCGTCGGCAAGATTCGCGCGACGCAGGACACCCTCAGCGTCGACTACTCGGTGATGCCCGTCGACGAGTTCGGGCCGTTCGCGTCGCCCGAATAG
- a CDS encoding halocyanin domain-containing protein, which produces MATALLGTGSVAGCLARGQEATETEASTGCLDDWLADANGYEGVIERYGDGDEPTVTVGDSLGTDHGDAAFGPAGVRVPPGTTVTWEWSGHGDPANVVALGDSFDSGDPVAIHGHTFTHRFEDRGTYRYVSEPSRDEGMRGVVVVADPPSSDYPAVDAWLADVEIYDGTVVDWRDYPSPIVTVGSAEGESEFTFSPPAARVSTGTTVRWVWTGGPHQIAFEDADIGSAVETKPGVQFEHTFEEPGVYRYACAPHHTLGAKGAIVVE; this is translated from the coding sequence GTGGCAACTGCCCTTCTCGGCACCGGCTCGGTCGCCGGCTGTCTGGCACGGGGGCAGGAAGCCACCGAAACAGAAGCGTCGACCGGCTGCCTCGACGACTGGCTGGCCGACGCGAACGGCTACGAGGGGGTGATCGAACGCTACGGCGACGGCGACGAGCCGACGGTGACCGTCGGCGACAGCCTCGGCACGGATCACGGCGACGCCGCGTTCGGCCCCGCCGGCGTCCGCGTCCCGCCGGGCACGACCGTCACGTGGGAGTGGAGCGGCCACGGCGACCCCGCGAACGTCGTCGCCCTTGGCGACTCGTTCGACAGTGGCGACCCCGTCGCCATCCACGGCCACACGTTCACCCACAGGTTCGAGGACCGTGGCACGTACCGCTACGTCTCGGAGCCGTCACGGGACGAAGGGATGCGCGGCGTCGTCGTCGTCGCCGACCCGCCGTCGAGCGACTATCCGGCCGTCGACGCGTGGCTGGCGGACGTTGAGATTTACGACGGGACGGTGGTCGACTGGCGGGACTACCCCTCGCCCATCGTCACCGTCGGCTCCGCGGAAGGCGAGAGCGAGTTCACGTTCTCGCCGCCGGCGGCCCGCGTCTCCACGGGAACGACCGTCCGCTGGGTGTGGACTGGCGGCCCGCACCAGATCGCGTTCGAAGACGCCGACATCGGGAGCGCGGTGGAGACGAAACCCGGGGTGCAGTTCGAACACACGTTCGAGGAGCCCGGCGTCTACCGGTACGCCTGCGCCCCCCACCACACGCTCGGTGCGAAAGGCGCCATCGTCGTCGAATAG
- a CDS encoding alanyl-tRNA editing protein, which yields MTDLRYLPDADDVTEFEATVTETGDDYVVLDGTYFYPGGGGQPADRGTLSWSGGEAVVVDARKNHGDVRHYVDAADGDLPAEGTTVTGRIDAERRDRLTRLHTAQHVLSRVVLDEFGAATVGNGLTVDGGWVEFEGADLGDDQVATVERLTNAAIERDLPVQKVERPRSAVEEVVPDGRAQIDAIPDFVDPMRVVEIDDFDVCPCGGTHVDRLGEVGTVRITDRSRSDGVERLAFDVA from the coding sequence ATGACCGACCTCCGCTATCTCCCCGACGCCGACGACGTGACCGAGTTCGAGGCGACCGTCACCGAGACGGGCGACGACTACGTGGTCCTCGACGGCACTTACTTCTACCCCGGTGGCGGCGGGCAACCCGCGGATCGGGGGACGCTCTCGTGGTCCGGTGGCGAGGCGGTCGTCGTCGACGCCCGGAAGAACCACGGCGACGTGCGTCACTACGTCGACGCGGCCGATGGCGACCTGCCGGCCGAGGGGACGACCGTCACCGGCCGGATCGACGCCGAGCGCCGCGACCGTCTCACCCGGCTCCACACCGCCCAGCACGTCCTCTCGCGGGTCGTTCTCGACGAGTTCGGGGCGGCGACGGTCGGCAACGGCCTGACCGTCGACGGCGGATGGGTCGAGTTCGAGGGCGCCGACCTCGGCGACGACCAGGTGGCGACCGTCGAACGCCTGACGAACGCGGCCATCGAGCGCGACCTCCCCGTTCAGAAGGTCGAACGCCCCCGCTCGGCGGTCGAAGAGGTGGTGCCCGACGGGCGTGCCCAGATCGACGCGATTCCCGACTTCGTCGACCCGATGCGCGTCGTCGAAATCGACGACTTCGACGTCTGTCCCTGCGGCGGGACGCACGTCGACCGTCTCGGCGAGGTGGGGACCGTCCGAATCACGGATCGGTCGCGGTCCGACGGCGTCGAACGACTCGCGTTCGACGTGGCGTGA